From the genome of Rhizobium binae, one region includes:
- a CDS encoding alpha/beta fold hydrolase, giving the protein MEPQDDELIRFEAEGAAPLPPATIDGHVARDGARIWYASYGAGPAVILLHGGLGHSGNWGYQVPALVGSGRRVVLIDSRGHGRSSRDARPYSYELMAADVLAVMDELSLDKAAFVGWSDGACIALILAATAPSRVEGVFFFACNMDPSGTREFVPTPVIDRCFSRHAKDYAALSATPDDFNGFVEAVSLMMRTEPNYHAEDLGRIGVPVAIVLGEHDEFIKPEHAEYLARTIPNAEMIFLPGVSHFAPLQRPAEFNAAVLSFLDGLPS; this is encoded by the coding sequence ATGGAACCACAGGACGACGAACTCATCCGTTTCGAAGCAGAGGGCGCTGCCCCTTTGCCGCCGGCAACGATCGATGGTCATGTCGCGCGTGATGGCGCCCGCATCTGGTATGCGAGCTATGGCGCCGGCCCTGCCGTCATTCTGCTGCATGGCGGCCTCGGCCACAGCGGCAACTGGGGCTATCAGGTCCCGGCGCTGGTGGGCAGCGGCCGCCGCGTCGTGCTGATCGACAGCCGCGGTCATGGCCGCAGCAGCCGCGATGCCCGTCCCTATAGTTATGAACTGATGGCTGCCGATGTGCTTGCGGTCATGGACGAACTCTCTTTGGACAAAGCGGCCTTTGTCGGCTGGAGCGACGGCGCCTGCATCGCGCTGATCCTCGCCGCCACGGCGCCGTCGCGTGTCGAGGGCGTCTTCTTCTTCGCCTGCAACATGGATCCGAGCGGCACACGGGAATTCGTTCCGACCCCGGTCATCGACCGATGCTTCAGCCGCCACGCCAAGGATTATGCGGCCCTGTCCGCCACGCCGGACGATTTCAATGGCTTCGTCGAGGCGGTCAGCCTGATGATGCGGACGGAGCCGAATTATCACGCCGAAGACCTCGGCCGCATCGGCGTGCCGGTTGCGATCGTGCTCGGCGAACATGACGAATTCATCAAGCCGGAGCACGCCGAATACCTCGCCCGCACGATTCCGAACGCCGAGATGATCTTTTTGCCCGGCGTCAGCCATTTCGCGCCGCTGCAGCGGCCGGCGGAGTTCAACGCCGCAGTGCTGTCCTTCCTCGACGGGCTCCCGTCTTGA
- a CDS encoding glycerophosphodiester phosphodiesterase family protein yields MGRKLFYCAAAVAFAAAAIYLNNTSLLAGHRPGKPVLLAHRGIAQRFDETDLKNDTCTASRMLAPKHDYLENTIRSMQAGFAAGADIIEIDVHPTTDGEFAVFHDWTLDCRTDGHGVTREHSMADMRGLDIGYGYTADGGRTFPFRGRGIGMMPTLAQVLSTFPDRRFLINIKSRDPSEGEKLAAVLNGLSRTRRAEIIVYGGDAPIDVLRRLVPDIKTASRQSLKGCLFGYIGYGWTGLMPDACKRRMMLVPINIAPWLWGWPDRFLNRMQDAGTEVFVLGPYRGNDFSTGIDDPAQLARLPQNYAAGLWTNEIETMGKLMK; encoded by the coding sequence TTGGGCAGGAAGCTTTTCTATTGCGCGGCGGCGGTCGCGTTCGCCGCAGCCGCCATCTATCTCAACAATACAAGCCTGCTTGCCGGGCATCGGCCGGGAAAGCCGGTGCTGCTCGCCCATCGCGGCATCGCCCAACGTTTCGACGAGACCGATCTGAAGAATGACACCTGCACGGCGAGCCGCATGCTCGCGCCGAAACACGATTATCTCGAGAATACGATCCGTTCGATGCAGGCAGGGTTTGCCGCCGGCGCCGATATCATCGAGATCGACGTGCATCCGACGACGGACGGGGAATTCGCCGTCTTCCATGACTGGACGCTCGACTGCCGCACCGACGGCCACGGCGTGACCCGCGAGCATTCGATGGCTGACATGCGCGGTCTCGACATCGGCTATGGCTATACCGCCGACGGCGGCAGGACCTTTCCCTTTCGCGGTCGTGGCATCGGCATGATGCCGACGCTGGCGCAAGTGCTGTCGACCTTTCCGGATCGGCGCTTTCTCATCAATATCAAGAGCCGCGATCCATCCGAAGGGGAAAAGCTCGCCGCCGTGCTGAACGGGCTTTCGAGGACACGGCGGGCCGAGATCATCGTCTATGGCGGCGACGCGCCGATCGACGTCCTTCGCCGGCTCGTGCCCGATATCAAAACCGCCTCGCGCCAGAGTCTGAAGGGCTGCCTTTTCGGCTATATCGGCTATGGTTGGACCGGCCTCATGCCGGATGCCTGCAAGCGGCGGATGATGCTGGTGCCGATCAACATTGCCCCCTGGCTCTGGGGCTGGCCGGACCGATTCCTCAACCGGATGCAGGACGCCGGCACTGAGGTTTTCGTACTCGGCCCCTATCGCGGCAATGATTTTTCCACCGGCATCGACGATCCCGCGCAACTGGCGCGGCTGCCGCAGAACTATGCGGCAGGCCTATGGACGAACGAGATCGAGACGATGGGCAAGCTCATGAAATGA
- a CDS encoding LuxR family transcriptional regulator, with translation MPLEAEFNRIEEVAAGFKTHYEVFKYMKRLTQDLGMTAFLIMTLPSVDVVEIGATKIITNWPAEMVDYYDAHNLLVDSPVIRRMLRSTSPFNYDVEAINTDRGEGKKSTVIGLFRRYGMEKGAYFPVHDAAAGRGAMSISGSRNFSMVEMAKLLFIATLIYDRLSQLTLNEKHKPVAFTESELDCLRLTAGGRKSSEIAKLLNLSENAVNNQIGSVIRKLGCTTRTQAVVSALRLNIIRV, from the coding sequence ATGCCGCTCGAGGCCGAGTTCAATCGAATTGAGGAAGTCGCTGCAGGCTTCAAGACACATTACGAAGTCTTCAAATACATGAAGCGTCTCACCCAGGATCTGGGAATGACCGCCTTCCTGATCATGACGCTCCCGTCGGTCGATGTCGTCGAAATCGGCGCGACGAAGATCATCACCAACTGGCCGGCGGAAATGGTTGATTATTACGACGCCCATAACCTTTTGGTCGACAGTCCGGTCATCCGGCGGATGCTGAGGTCGACCAGCCCCTTCAACTATGATGTCGAGGCGATCAACACCGATCGCGGCGAAGGCAAGAAGTCCACCGTCATCGGGTTGTTCAGGCGGTACGGCATGGAAAAGGGCGCCTATTTTCCTGTCCATGATGCCGCAGCCGGACGTGGGGCGATGTCGATTTCGGGGTCTCGGAATTTCAGCATGGTCGAAATGGCGAAACTCCTGTTTATCGCCACGCTCATTTATGATCGGCTGTCGCAGCTGACACTGAACGAGAAACACAAGCCGGTCGCCTTTACAGAGAGCGAGCTGGACTGCCTGAGACTGACGGCCGGAGGCAGGAAGAGCAGCGAAATTGCCAAGCTTCTCAATCTGTCGGAAAACGCGGTCAACAACCAGATCGGCAGCGTGATCAGGAAGCTGGGATGCACGACGAGAACGCAGGCGGTCGTCAGCGCCCTGCGTCTCAACATCATTCGGGTCTGA
- a CDS encoding cisplatin damage response ATP-dependent DNA ligase, with translation MKAFADLLDRLVLTPSRNGKLKLLTDYFRDTPDPDRGYGLAAIAGTLEVRNVKPAMLRELVLERMDEVLFRYSYDYVGDLAETISLVWDNERDIDRSALAQPRLGEVVTRMNGLGRTEVRGYVRDLLDRLDSSGRFAFIKLATGAMRIGVSARLAKQALADLGGKDVTEIETLWHGLQPPYETLFQWLTGGGDKPALATPAIFHSVMLANAVEEGDLTGLAPGDYAAEWKWDGIRVQLSRSGDRRKIYSRSGDDISGAFPDILDAINFSGVVDGELLVGGTARSNSPTRTFSDLQQRLNRKTVTARMLDDYPAFIRAYDLLFEDEEDVRGRTYVDRRDRLAEIIDRAPHDRFDLSPLVPFSSWEELDTLRAAPPDPVIEGVMIKRRDSIYQAGRMKGPWFKWKRNPYNVDAVLMYAQRGHGKRSSYYSDFTFGVWADDEDGEQLVPVGKAYFGFTDAELELLDKFVRNNTTERFGPVRAVRADRDFGFVVEVAFEGINRSTRHKSGVAMRFPRISRLRPDKPPNEADRLRTLIAMIDAKPG, from the coding sequence ATGAAAGCCTTCGCCGATCTCCTCGACCGCCTCGTCCTGACCCCCAGCCGCAACGGTAAGCTCAAGCTGCTGACCGATTATTTCCGCGACACGCCGGATCCCGACCGCGGCTATGGCCTTGCCGCCATCGCCGGCACGCTGGAAGTGCGCAACGTCAAGCCCGCCATGCTGCGCGAGCTGGTGCTGGAGCGCATGGACGAGGTGCTGTTCCGCTATTCCTACGATTATGTCGGCGATCTTGCCGAAACCATCTCGCTCGTCTGGGACAATGAACGGGATATCGACCGTTCCGCCCTTGCCCAGCCGCGCCTCGGCGAGGTCGTCACCCGCATGAATGGACTCGGCCGCACCGAAGTGCGCGGCTATGTCCGCGACCTGCTCGACCGGCTGGATTCCTCCGGCCGCTTCGCCTTCATCAAGCTGGCAACCGGGGCCATGCGCATCGGCGTTTCCGCCCGCCTCGCCAAGCAGGCGCTCGCCGATCTCGGCGGCAAGGACGTCACCGAGATCGAAACCCTCTGGCACGGCCTGCAGCCGCCGTATGAGACACTGTTCCAGTGGCTGACGGGCGGCGGCGACAAACCGGCGCTGGCGACGCCGGCGATCTTCCATTCCGTCATGCTCGCCAATGCGGTGGAGGAGGGCGATCTGACCGGTCTCGCCCCCGGCGACTATGCCGCCGAATGGAAATGGGACGGCATCCGCGTCCAGCTCTCCCGTTCCGGCGACCGGCGCAAGATCTATTCCCGTTCCGGCGACGATATCTCCGGCGCCTTTCCCGATATTCTCGACGCCATCAATTTTTCCGGCGTCGTCGACGGCGAATTGCTGGTCGGCGGCACCGCCCGCTCCAACAGCCCGACCCGCACCTTCTCCGACCTGCAGCAGCGGCTGAACCGCAAGACGGTGACGGCAAGGATGCTCGACGATTACCCTGCCTTCATTCGCGCCTACGACCTGCTGTTCGAGGATGAGGAGGATGTGCGCGGCCGAACCTATGTCGATCGTCGCGATCGCCTCGCCGAGATCATCGACCGCGCCCCCCATGATCGTTTCGATCTTTCACCGCTCGTGCCGTTCTCATCCTGGGAGGAGCTCGATACCCTGCGCGCCGCCCCGCCCGATCCGGTCATCGAAGGCGTAATGATCAAGCGCCGTGACAGCATCTACCAGGCCGGCCGCATGAAGGGTCCCTGGTTCAAGTGGAAGCGCAATCCCTACAACGTCGACGCCGTGCTGATGTATGCCCAGCGCGGCCACGGCAAGCGCTCGAGCTACTATTCCGATTTCACCTTCGGCGTCTGGGCCGACGACGAGGACGGCGAGCAGCTGGTGCCGGTCGGCAAGGCCTATTTCGGTTTCACCGATGCCGAACTCGAGCTGCTCGACAAGTTCGTGCGCAACAATACGACGGAGCGGTTCGGCCCGGTGCGGGCCGTGCGCGCCGACCGGGATTTCGGCTTCGTCGTCGAAGTGGCCTTCGAGGGCATCAATCGCTCGACACGGCACAAATCCGGGGTCGCCATGCGCTTCCCCCGCATCTCCCGCCTTCGCCCCGACAAGCCGCCCAACGAGGCCGACCGGCTGCGCACGCTGATCGCCATGATCGACGCCAAGCCAGGCTGA
- a CDS encoding ligase-associated DNA damage response exonuclease, which yields MRADALLYPAPEGLYCPEGGFYVDPVRPVERALVTHGHSDHARPGHVNVLATRQTLDIMRLRYGDGFCASEQAVGFNEELLVNGVKVSFHPAGHVLGSAQIAIEKNGTRIVVSGDYKRRPDPTCAAYVPVACDVFITEATFGLPVFHHPDPMDETGKLLASLRQFPERTHLVGAYALGKAQRVIRLLRDAGYGEPIYLHGAMEKLCDYYVGEGIDLGELLPATIESRDRSAFKGAIVIGPSSAFADRWARRFNEPLPAFASGWMMVRQRAKQLGVELPLVISDHCDWPELTETIRELHPAEVWVTHGREEALVRWCQLHGIKAKPLHLVGYEDEAD from the coding sequence ATGAGAGCTGATGCGCTGCTTTATCCCGCCCCGGAAGGGCTCTATTGCCCCGAAGGCGGATTCTATGTCGATCCGGTGCGGCCGGTCGAGCGGGCGCTCGTCACCCACGGCCATTCCGATCACGCCCGGCCCGGCCATGTGAACGTGCTTGCCACCCGCCAGACGCTCGACATCATGCGCCTGCGCTACGGCGACGGCTTCTGCGCCAGCGAGCAGGCAGTCGGTTTCAACGAGGAACTGCTGGTCAACGGCGTCAAGGTGAGCTTTCATCCCGCCGGCCACGTGCTTGGCTCCGCGCAGATCGCCATAGAGAAGAACGGCACGCGCATCGTCGTCTCCGGCGACTACAAGCGTCGTCCCGACCCGACCTGCGCGGCCTATGTGCCGGTTGCCTGCGATGTCTTCATCACCGAGGCGACCTTCGGCCTGCCGGTCTTCCACCATCCCGATCCGATGGATGAGACCGGCAAGCTGCTGGCCTCGCTCCGCCAATTCCCCGAGCGCACCCATCTGGTCGGCGCCTATGCGCTGGGCAAGGCCCAGCGGGTCATCCGGCTGCTGCGCGATGCCGGCTACGGCGAACCGATCTATCTTCACGGCGCCATGGAAAAGCTCTGCGACTACTATGTCGGCGAGGGCATCGATCTCGGCGAGCTGCTGCCGGCCACGATCGAGAGCCGCGACAGATCCGCCTTCAAGGGCGCCATCGTCATCGGCCCGTCCTCGGCCTTCGCCGACCGCTGGGCGCGGCGCTTCAACGAGCCGCTGCCGGCCTTCGCCTCCGGCTGGATGATGGTGCGCCAGCGCGCCAAGCAGCTCGGCGTCGAACTGCCGCTCGTCATCTCCGATCATTGCGACTGGCCGGAGCTGACGGAAACGATCCGGGAGCTGCACCCGGCCGAGGTCTGGGTGACCCATGGCCGCGAGGAAGCCCTGGTGCGCTGGTGCCAATTGCACGGCATCAAGGCAAAACCGCTGCATCTGGTGGGCTATGAAGACGAGGCGGATTGA
- a CDS encoding methyl-accepting chemotaxis protein encodes MKKLGLGFGSDAKAVLAAMSRSQAIIEFDLTGRILTANANFCAALGYQLSEIVGQHHRMFVEPAEASSADYREFWAKLGRGEFDQRQYKRIGKGGKEIWIEASYNPVLRGGKPYKVVKFATDITRQKLQSAEDAGKISALSRAQAVIEFTPKGEILTANENFLSALGYQLAEIQGRHHSMFCDSTYANSDDYRRFWARLSAGEFVADEFLRIGKGGKKVYIQASYNPIFDMNGRVFKVVKFATDVTARVNNVDQLAASLTALSAGDLTQEVATPFIPTLEKIRTDFNAAVGKLRAAMQAVAENATGIAAGAQQVRSASDDLSKRTEQQAASVEETAAALEQITTTVSDSSNRAQEAGQLVRRTRENAERSGAVVRSAVEAMGKIETSSSEISNIIGVIDEIAFQTNLLALNAGVEAARAGDAGKGFAVVAQEVRELAQRSAKAAKEIKELIGASNEHVKSGVSLVGETGKALEEIVGQVQQVNGNVLAIVESSKEQATGLKEINTAVNTMDQGTQQNAAMVEESTAAAHSLAREAEALFQLLGQFNIGGMASRRQRPAVATGASRPAASAPRAMIAKVGAAFHGNAAVAGGDWEEF; translated from the coding sequence ATGAAGAAATTAGGATTGGGCTTCGGTTCGGATGCCAAGGCCGTCCTGGCCGCGATGAGCAGATCGCAGGCCATCATCGAATTCGACCTCACCGGCAGGATTCTCACCGCCAATGCCAATTTTTGCGCCGCGCTCGGTTACCAATTGTCCGAGATTGTCGGCCAGCATCACCGGATGTTCGTCGAACCCGCGGAAGCCTCGTCGGCCGACTATCGCGAATTCTGGGCGAAGCTCGGCCGAGGCGAGTTCGACCAGCGCCAATATAAGCGTATCGGCAAGGGCGGCAAGGAAATCTGGATCGAAGCCTCCTATAACCCGGTCCTCCGTGGCGGCAAGCCCTACAAGGTGGTGAAATTCGCGACCGATATCACCAGGCAGAAGCTGCAAAGCGCCGAGGATGCCGGCAAGATAAGTGCGCTGTCGCGCGCCCAGGCGGTCATCGAATTCACGCCGAAGGGCGAGATCTTGACGGCCAACGAGAATTTCCTGTCGGCGCTGGGCTATCAGCTCGCCGAGATCCAGGGCCGTCACCATTCGATGTTTTGCGACAGCACTTACGCCAACAGTGACGATTACCGGCGGTTCTGGGCGCGGCTGTCAGCCGGCGAATTCGTGGCCGACGAGTTCCTGCGCATCGGCAAGGGCGGCAAAAAGGTTTATATCCAGGCGTCCTACAATCCGATCTTCGACATGAACGGCAGGGTGTTCAAGGTCGTCAAGTTCGCGACCGACGTGACCGCCCGCGTCAACAACGTCGATCAGCTGGCGGCATCCCTGACGGCTTTGTCCGCCGGCGACCTGACCCAGGAAGTCGCAACCCCGTTCATTCCGACGCTGGAAAAAATCCGGACCGACTTCAACGCCGCCGTCGGCAAGCTGCGCGCAGCGATGCAGGCCGTGGCCGAAAACGCAACCGGCATCGCTGCAGGCGCCCAGCAGGTTCGTTCCGCCTCGGATGATCTGTCGAAGCGCACGGAACAGCAGGCGGCCTCCGTCGAGGAAACCGCCGCCGCGCTTGAACAGATCACCACGACGGTTTCCGATTCCAGCAACCGCGCCCAGGAGGCCGGCCAACTCGTGCGAAGGACCCGCGAGAACGCCGAGCGTTCCGGGGCGGTGGTCCGCAGCGCCGTCGAAGCCATGGGCAAGATCGAGACATCGTCGTCGGAGATCAGCAATATCATCGGCGTGATCGACGAAATCGCGTTTCAGACCAATCTGCTGGCGCTGAACGCCGGCGTCGAGGCGGCCCGGGCGGGAGATGCCGGCAAGGGTTTTGCGGTGGTCGCGCAGGAAGTTCGTGAACTTGCTCAGAGATCCGCCAAAGCGGCGAAGGAGATCAAGGAACTCATCGGTGCCTCCAACGAGCACGTGAAGAGCGGAGTGAGCCTGGTGGGGGAAACCGGCAAGGCCCTCGAAGAGATCGTCGGCCAGGTTCAGCAGGTCAACGGCAATGTTCTTGCGATCGTCGAAAGTTCCAAGGAGCAGGCGACGGGACTGAAGGAAATCAACACTGCCGTCAACACCATGGACCAGGGGACCCAGCAGAATGCGGCCATGGTCGAGGAATCGACGGCTGCCGCCCACAGCCTCGCCAGGGAGGCCGAGGCGCTTTTCCAGCTGCTGGGCCAGTTCAACATCGGCGGCATGGCCTCACGCCGGCAACGCCCCGCCGTGGCAACCGGTGCTTCCAGACCCGCCGCATCGGCGCCGCGGGCAATGATTGCGAAGGTCGGCGCCGCCTTCCATGGCAATGCGGCAGTTGCCGGCGGCGACTGGGAGGAGTTCTGA
- a CDS encoding sensor domain-containing protein, with the protein MHEQSAGRWESVDSLTAETRRLVAATEAMMASTAHHLSEGVENLRLKEIIHELPDFLYVKDRDSRFVFANAVTAASLGLSAEEITGKRDFDLFDFEVARRHFDIEQQIMATGQARIDMEETFVPPGCPRPRCRLTSKIPLRSDRGEIVGLIGVSRDITERKLQEDLHRGQAKLLEMIARNEPLPMILEALVLMIEAQLTGIDGSVLLLDSEGTRLYHGAAPNLPGGYSRLIDGVTIGPKVGSCGTAAWRGQTVIVEDVMSDPLWEDFRALVAPFGFRSCWSTPIATSENNVLGTFALYSREVRRPTEHEMKLVALATHIAGIAIERKRVDDRIHFMAHHDDLTGLPNRAFLKERLANILDRARRNNRKVTVAYIDLDNFKDVNDGRGHASGDEVLKELAARMANSIRASDMVVRLGGDEFLVVLVHQSSHDAGIARRLRDLQKAISRPIRGNSGDIAITASIGVAAFPVDGATAEELLANADRAMYRAKQLGRNTLQHHDGASTSVGMPLGEQEELHQAITGDQLFLEYQPQVDVASGRITGIEALVRWNHPAKGRVPPVNFIPLAEQTGLIVPLGLWVLNEACRQARTWHDMGLAPLTVAVNVSAKQFADPDFASHVAEALERNRLLARWLELEVTESVVMQDAERALAMMESLRAIGVRLSIDDFGSGYSSLAALKTFPFDRLKMDRSLVEALPGDKTAVAIASAVISLAQKLKLSVLAEGVETDAQMDFLRQAHCEEAQGYRFSRPVPPEEVSRMLQAQLP; encoded by the coding sequence ATGCACGAACAGAGTGCCGGACGATGGGAATCGGTTGACTCCCTGACGGCTGAAACGCGGCGTCTGGTTGCCGCGACCGAAGCGATGATGGCGTCGACCGCCCATCACCTCTCGGAAGGTGTCGAGAACCTGCGCCTTAAGGAGATTATCCACGAACTTCCGGACTTCCTCTACGTCAAGGATCGCGACAGCCGCTTTGTCTTCGCCAACGCCGTCACCGCCGCCAGCCTCGGCCTGAGCGCCGAAGAGATCACCGGCAAGCGCGATTTCGACCTCTTCGATTTCGAGGTGGCGCGCCGTCATTTCGATATCGAGCAGCAGATCATGGCGACCGGGCAGGCCCGGATCGACATGGAGGAAACATTCGTTCCTCCAGGTTGCCCCCGGCCGAGATGCCGGCTCACCTCGAAGATTCCGCTGCGCAGCGACCGCGGCGAAATCGTCGGGCTGATCGGTGTTTCCCGCGATATTACCGAACGCAAGCTCCAGGAGGATCTCCATCGCGGCCAGGCGAAACTGCTCGAAATGATCGCCCGCAACGAGCCGCTGCCAATGATCCTCGAGGCGCTGGTGCTGATGATCGAGGCGCAGCTGACGGGTATCGACGGATCGGTGCTGCTGCTCGACAGCGAGGGCACCAGGCTCTATCACGGCGCGGCTCCCAATCTGCCCGGCGGCTACAGCCGCCTGATCGACGGCGTCACGATCGGCCCCAAGGTCGGCTCCTGCGGCACCGCTGCCTGGCGCGGCCAGACCGTGATCGTCGAGGACGTGATGAGCGACCCGCTTTGGGAGGATTTCCGCGCGCTGGTAGCGCCCTTCGGCTTCCGCTCCTGCTGGTCGACGCCGATCGCCACCTCTGAGAATAATGTGCTTGGCACCTTCGCCCTCTATTCCAGGGAAGTCCGCCGTCCCACAGAGCATGAAATGAAGCTGGTGGCGCTCGCCACCCACATCGCCGGCATCGCCATCGAGCGCAAGCGCGTCGACGACCGCATCCATTTCATGGCCCATCATGACGATCTGACCGGCCTGCCGAACCGCGCCTTCCTGAAGGAGCGGCTGGCCAATATCCTCGATCGGGCCAGGCGCAACAACCGCAAGGTCACCGTCGCCTATATCGATCTCGACAATTTCAAGGACGTCAATGACGGCCGCGGCCACGCCTCCGGCGACGAGGTGCTGAAGGAGCTCGCCGCCCGTATGGCCAACAGCATCCGCGCCTCGGATATGGTGGTGCGGCTCGGCGGCGATGAGTTCCTCGTGGTGCTCGTCCACCAGTCGAGCCACGATGCCGGCATCGCCCGCCGCCTTCGTGATCTGCAGAAGGCGATCAGCCGGCCGATACGCGGCAATAGCGGTGACATCGCCATCACCGCGAGCATCGGCGTTGCCGCCTTCCCCGTTGACGGTGCAACCGCCGAAGAGCTCCTCGCCAATGCCGACCGCGCCATGTACCGGGCCAAGCAACTCGGCCGCAATACGCTGCAGCATCACGATGGCGCCAGCACGTCGGTCGGCATGCCGCTCGGCGAGCAGGAGGAGCTCCACCAGGCGATCACTGGCGATCAGCTGTTCCTGGAATATCAGCCGCAGGTCGATGTCGCCAGCGGACGCATCACCGGCATTGAAGCGCTGGTCCGCTGGAACCATCCGGCCAAGGGCAGGGTGCCTCCTGTCAATTTCATCCCGCTTGCCGAACAGACCGGCCTCATCGTTCCCCTCGGCCTCTGGGTGCTGAACGAGGCGTGCCGCCAGGCGCGCACCTGGCATGATATGGGCCTGGCGCCGCTCACGGTCGCCGTCAATGTCTCGGCCAAGCAGTTCGCCGACCCGGATTTCGCAAGCCATGTCGCCGAGGCGCTGGAGCGCAACCGCCTGCTAGCGCGCTGGCTGGAGCTCGAAGTCACCGAAAGCGTGGTGATGCAGGATGCCGAGCGGGCGCTCGCCATGATGGAATCGTTAAGGGCGATCGGCGTTCGCCTGTCGATCGACGATTTCGGCTCCGGCTATTCCAGCCTTGCGGCACTGAAGACCTTCCCCTTCGACCGGCTGAAGATGGATCGTTCGCTGGTCGAGGCCCTGCCGGGCGACAAGACGGCCGTCGCCATCGCCTCGGCTGTCATTTCCCTGGCGCAGAAGCTGAAGCTGTCGGTTCTCGCCGAAGGCGTCGAGACCGACGCCCAAATGGATTTCCTGCGGCAGGCGCACTGCGAGGAAGCCCAGGGCTACCGCTTCTCGAGGCCCGTCCCGCCGGAGGAGGTTTCCCGAATGCTGCAAGCGCAGCTGCCCTGA
- a CDS encoding TIGR03808 family TAT-translocated repetitive protein: MLRRDMLLFLAASALAAGRSRAFASPLTAASEPDLRGAIDAVKYRALPESGDRKIRNLEQMIRQAAAENVPVFLPPGTYQVSNLTLPDNTRISGVPGASRIVYTGDGHLFSAKNIRRIELSNLVIDGGNRWLGDYAGGLLQFTGVDEVLIDNCEIGGSRKHGLQLERCGGRIERSRISSVAQSGIYAVDSANLSIVANSVSECGNGGILVHRWKKAEDGTVVSGNRISNIRANDGGTGQNGNGINVFRADGVMVVNNQISDCAFTAIRANSASDIQITSNQCRRSGETAIYVEFAFEGAVVSANMIDGAANGISIANFDEGGRLASVTGNVVRNLTLKGPYQHEVGFGIGIAAEADTLVSGNVIEGAPRWGLQIGWGAYLRNVVVSSNVVRKAPVGCAVSVADGAGTAVITDNVFQEIKDGAVLGFEWEKNVSGELANGGSPYAQLTIERNRVS, translated from the coding sequence ATGCTTCGTCGCGACATGCTTCTTTTTCTCGCCGCCTCGGCCCTTGCTGCCGGGAGATCGCGCGCGTTTGCCTCGCCGCTGACAGCGGCCAGCGAGCCCGATCTGCGCGGAGCGATCGACGCGGTGAAATATCGCGCTCTTCCCGAAAGCGGCGACCGTAAAATCCGCAACCTGGAGCAGATGATCAGACAGGCGGCGGCCGAGAACGTGCCGGTCTTCCTGCCGCCCGGCACCTATCAGGTCTCCAACCTCACCTTGCCCGACAATACGCGCATATCAGGCGTGCCCGGCGCCTCGCGGATCGTCTACACCGGCGACGGCCACCTGTTTTCGGCTAAAAACATCAGGCGCATTGAGCTTTCCAATCTCGTCATCGACGGCGGCAATCGTTGGCTCGGCGATTATGCAGGCGGGCTGCTGCAATTTACCGGCGTCGACGAGGTGCTGATCGACAATTGCGAGATCGGCGGCAGCCGAAAGCACGGCCTGCAATTGGAGCGCTGCGGCGGACGGATCGAACGCAGCCGCATTTCGAGCGTCGCCCAATCCGGCATCTACGCGGTCGATTCCGCCAATCTTTCGATCGTTGCAAATAGCGTCTCGGAATGCGGCAATGGCGGCATTCTCGTGCATCGCTGGAAGAAGGCGGAGGACGGCACGGTCGTCTCCGGCAACCGGATTTCCAACATCCGGGCCAATGACGGCGGCACCGGCCAGAACGGCAACGGCATCAATGTCTTTCGCGCCGATGGCGTAATGGTTGTCAACAACCAGATTTCCGACTGCGCCTTTACCGCCATCCGCGCCAATTCAGCTTCGGACATCCAGATCACCAGCAACCAGTGCCGGCGCTCCGGCGAGACGGCGATCTATGTCGAATTCGCCTTCGAAGGAGCGGTCGTTTCCGCCAATATGATCGACGGGGCAGCAAACGGCATCTCGATCGCCAATTTCGACGAAGGCGGCAGGCTCGCAAGCGTCACCGGCAATGTCGTGCGAAACCTGACGCTGAAGGGGCCCTACCAGCACGAGGTCGGCTTCGGCATCGGCATTGCGGCGGAGGCCGATACGCTGGTGTCGGGCAATGTGATCGAAGGGGCGCCGCGCTGGGGACTGCAGATCGGCTGGGGCGCCTATCTGCGCAATGTTGTCGTCAGCAGCAATGTGGTGCGCAAGGCGCCGGTCGGCTGCGCCGTCTCGGTCGCCGACGGCGCCGGCACCGCCGTCATCACCGACAATGTCTTCCAGGAAATCAAGGACGGCGCCGTTCTCGGCTTCGAGTGGGAGAAAAACGTCTCCGGCGAGTTGGCGAATGGCGGCTCTCCCTATGCGCAGCTCACCATCGAGCGAAACCGCGTTTCCTGA